Part of the Tolypothrix sp. PCC 7910 genome, CATTGAGCCAATATGTTAATCCAGTCAGCACAATCGAACCGACAATAGAGATACCCAAAGATAAAACTAAATTGGGTAATAAAATCCGCAGGTTATCCAATGCCCCAGACACAAAGGAAGACTGCGGGGCATAGCTTGTAGAATAAGACATAAGCACCTCAAATGTGATAGTAAATGAAAATTCATGCAGCTTGTTTTATATACTGCTCATAATTGCATGATTACCTGATACGCTAAATTAAACAAGCAATTTTAACAACTTGTAGGATAACTCCTATGCTCAAGCAAATCAGAAACGCCGGCAGAATTATTGTTGGTTCCATTTGCACTGTTTTGGGTATAATTGGGATAATTCTCCCCTTAGTCCCTGGTACTCCTTTTCTTCTTGTTGCTGCTTACTGTTTCAGTACTTTGGAATCATAAGAATCAGTTAACTAATAGTTAACTAATAGCTAACTGATAAA contains:
- a CDS encoding DUF454 family protein, with the protein product MLKQIRNAGRIIVGSICTVLGIIGIILPLVPGTPFLLVAAYCFSTLES